The genomic stretch GCGAGGCGCCTCGACCTCATGCTCCTGCAGCTGAACCAACTTGTAAATGGCTGCTCCTCCCAGAGCCCCAAGGGTGGGTGCAACCAGGTATATCCACATCGCCTTGTAGTTTCCTGCTGCAACTGCTGGCCCTAGTGTCCTCACTGGGTTCATTGATCCGCCACTTGATGGTCTGCAGCGCAAATTTAATTATTTACTCAGATATAACTTAGCAAGCCAAAAGTTTGGTTCACTAATTCTATACGAGAAACTCAAGGAAATGGCGTAAGACTCACCCTGCAACAAGGATGTTCAGCATAACTGTGGCTCCTACTGCAATACCTGCTAATTCTCCGACCTGTGATAAAACACGCGATAACTCATCATAAGTACTTTACAGTATATAAACCACATAAAGCTTAGTATGTCAATCTTCATTATTTCAGTATATATTTGATCAAATATATACTCACAGCTCGGGTATCAGTGGCAACGGCAGTGACAACGAACATAAGGTTGAAAGTGATGAGGAACTCCAGGGCGAATGCTTGTCCAGTACTTACAGAAGGGACAGTGACCCCACCAGACATGAAAGGGTGGAAGACACCCTTTAGAGTCAGAGAAGCCAGGATAGAAGCTGCAATCTGCGCTGCAATATAAGCGGGGACTTGGACCCACGGGAAGTGGCGGAGAGCTGCAAAGGCGATAGTCAGAGACGGGTTCAAGTGGGCGCCAGATATGTGTCCTGTGGACAGGATTATGATCATCACAGCTAGTCCAGCACAGGCAGCATTTCCGATCAATGATTCTGCTCCGTTATACTTCTGGTTCACTATAGGACCCGCTGTTGCAGCGAAGATCAGGATGAATGTCCCCACAAATTCCGCAACTAGCTGTGCTTATATACATTACAGAATTCTTAGTAAATTCTAATTTCAGAGACTAATAATGTAATTGTATAACAAATAAGACCCTGTCTAATTAGAGATTCAATGAAAGTACATGTAGGTAGACCTGTACTTGGGCCGGGCTGGCCAGGGAGCGGGCCGAGCTCTCCTGATCAAACCCGGGCCAGGGCAAGGGGAGGGGCGGGCTTGGTCGGGTCTGGGCCAGGCCAAGGGGTGCCCGGGCCCGGGCCAGGGCTGGGATATTCTTGACCCAAGACGGGCCAGTGGCGGGCTGGGCTGGCAGGCCTTgccatttattttttttattttttatttttgctaaaatggtGGGTTGGGCTGGAATTTCAGGGTCCGGGCCAGGCCAGGGTTAACGCCGGGTCAGGCCAAGTTGCATAAAATAACGGGTCAAGGCGGGGCGGGCCGGTCAGCCCGTGCTGATGGCCAGCTCTACATGTAGGCGATGTTTGGTTCGACCTCAGCCATCCGCTTAAACCgcttatattactattattagcGACAACTAGCTTTTAGTTATCAAAAATTCTAAGTCGGAATTATAAAGCCAATAAAACCGCTAATCTTGCACGCTTATTATGCTGCAACATTTCAAGCATATAATGCCGGCGGAATAATCAGTTGCACGAAATAATTGTGAATGTTACGTTAGCTTAATCATCTCCAGATTTTTAATTAATGTGTTCATTCAATACGCATGTGACCCCAATTGTTGGCCCCTCCAATTGTCCATATGATGGACTACTGTGCATGTTGTTGCAAATTATTGCTTCTTCACGCCTCCTTCGTCAACTCTTAATAAGTTAATTCAGgatatttatattttattaaatataactactaaATTAATAAAAATCTTAAATAGTTATCATTGAGGATATTTCTAGTTTAATTAAATACTACTATTCTAACTTGCTTTAAAAAAACTATGGAGTACTGACTTTGTCTGTGATAAATgatgcaataattaaaattaagtCCGCCTAAAGTATATACTCCATATTTGTCGACTATTAACTACTCTTAAGTTGGTATAAAGAAAAGACGATTCTAAACGAGAATTTTGTTATTTTCTATGAAATACggagttcattttttttttttttttgaattattggtTGGTGTTTCTACTAGAAAATGATAGAGCAAAGTCTTCCAAAAAAAGAGACGCCTCTCCCTACGAAGCTAAGCAAGTTAAAATGTCATGTGTCAAATGTCAAACTTAACACTAACTTTTTAGTAGTTCATCACTCTTTTGTGGACTTATCAACAACGACAATAAAGCAATCAACAATGAGAAGACGCCTTTTCTAATATTTTTATTGGAAATTTATTTTTCTCTTTAATTTACCCTTTTTAAGCTTTAAGCTCTTCCTATGTGCAACACTAACCAATACTTTATGTATACATTTGAACTTTATTGGAAACTTTATTCATGTTTAATAACATTTCAAATATTAGCAAAATTCtcttaaaaccgtcttaaatgTTAAAACAGAACTAAAAATATATTTCTAGCTAATTACTAACCAGATATGTAAATTGCTTTAAATCTAAAATTCATTTCACGCTTACAATCCTCTTAAATTACGAATTTGTATTCACAATTACAAATGACCCTCAAGTGAAATATGGAGTAGTTCTAATTTGTATTCACGAATTAATCACAACCACATgatttaataaataaataaccAAAGTTTATGTAAGAAATTCAACTCTTGCGTCGGTACTAAAATAAAAGAGTGACGATTATTACTTGCTGATTTAATCGTTCGTTAGGTGTCGAAAACTAAACGGTTCAATTTCAACGTTTAATATATTACATCTCATTGTCCTTATCATAACCAATAATTAATCAtgcaaatagaacaaaaaacGATTACGAGTACAAACTAAGTCCAAATGTATCTACATTATTTCTAATACTATATTGttcctttaatttcattaaaaattATCTTAATCATAAATCGTCATGAAAAGTGACGTTAGTTATTTAATTAACAATAATGCCGAGTAATTGAGTACGGTAAATAACAAAATAAAGCCGTCTCACGACTGGTCGACTGATTGCGTAATATTGAGTTTCTATATCACTTTATTACACACATTTCTACGAGCCAGGATTCTCTCCATTACTTGCTAACGGACAAGATTATGTCtcgaaacaaaacaaaagattCGAATTTGACACTTAAATTTTCACCTTAATTCTAATTTCTACACCTCCTTTATACACTTCTCATTCTCTCTTCATCATTTATGTCCTCCATTATGCATGGCATCAAAACGACTAAATACTACAGGTGACGTCCTATCATTATCCTTTCTAAAATCGTCTCGATCAGGCTAACAAAACTACCTAATCAATAATCATCATAATTGGAGGGAAAGTAGTACAAATACTAAAATTAACGGAAAAAACAGTGGGCCCAAATATGATCACAAAATAACATGGGAGTTAGTACCTTTCGGGTGAGAGTGACATCAGGAGCTTTTAAGTCGGAAAAGCAAGACTGAAGTGGGCCAGCTCCCATACTCAACGGCCCAACTGAGAAACACTGACAACGTGGCATTGACGATCTCTCGTATGACAATGAGTCAACTCTCCTGCTCGAGAACAACGGTAACGGTGTTCCCTCTGGCGTTACGGGCATCGACACAGTTACCTCCCCGTTATTTCCCCCTCCTACTACTCCTCCGTTTTCCACCACCGCTGCCATTTTTTCAAtacttttaaaaataaaaatactaaaacaataaatattttttttttgtttttttttttttttagtgaaaAGGGGTAATTAGTAGCTTAGATTTACATAATTGGTAGGTTTTTATAAAGTTGGATTTACGGTTTTATAAAAATGTTGGCCACCTTAAAAAACAGTAAAAAAAGATAAAAACTAGATGAACATAATCATAAGGGTAGGGTAaaaaatgaaaatattttttttggttttttttttttggtgcaagAGAAAAGTAAGTTAAttaaatttacataattttaaggTTTTTAATAAGGTGTAATTAAGGGGTGATAATAGTGATTATAGTAGCCACGatcaaaataaaggaagaaggaTTAAATTAGAGAAATTGTTGAGAAAAAGGGTTGAAGGATCATGAAGTAAAGGAAGAGTAAAAATGGTGGGAAAAAAATGAGAGAAAGTGAAGGAGGAGGTTGTGGAGTTTGATTAAgagagtgaaatgattatgtgaggtGAGGAGAGGAGGAGAGGGGTGTGTAATGTGTTTATATGGGTGTGAAAGGGGGATGAAATTATAACGTACGATCTGGAAAGTCAAATGCATTGCATACTTCTCCCACCTTTTCTTTTTTTAATATTTAATATAAGTTCTCCATGCTAGCTCTCTCATTGGCAATTTGGCATTAGCAAATGAGTCATTTGAATCGGGTTACTTCCGGTTGGACTATTTTCGTGTTAACTACTATTATCAGGTCATTTTTAGGTCCAGCTACTTCGGATTGGTTTATTCTGTTACAGGTTATTTGGGTCGTTTTGAATTATTTCGGGTTAGGATTTTGCTTTAAATAAATTCAGTTCAGCTTCATTAGTTCAGCTattctcttcacaaattaacttttacttcagttcagttcaactctattaagttcaattcagctctaataattttagttcagttcagttcaaacaGTTTTGGTCCAAAAGAACAGAACCATGGCCTTAAGAGTCGAGTCAATTACAATATGTAATACGGATTACTATGTCCTTGCAGCTTCGTGC from Silene latifolia isolate original U9 population chromosome 2, ASM4854445v1, whole genome shotgun sequence encodes the following:
- the LOC141643735 gene encoding putative aquaporin NIP5-1 — protein: MAAVVENGGVVGGGNNGEVTVSMPVTPEGTPLPLFSSRRVDSLSYERSSMPRCQCFSVGPLSMGAGPLQSCFSDLKAPDVTLTRKLVAEFVGTFILIFAATAGPIVNQKYNGAESLIGNAACAGLAVMIIILSTGHISGAHLNPSLTIAFAALRHFPWVQVPAYIAAQIAASILASLTLKGVFHPFMSGGVTVPSVSTGQAFALEFLITFNLMFVVTAVATDTRAVGELAGIAVGATVMLNILVAGPSSGGSMNPVRTLGPAVAAGNYKAMWIYLVAPTLGALGGAAIYKLVQLQEHEVEAPRPTRSFRR